In Brevibacillus brevis, a genomic segment contains:
- a CDS encoding alpha-ketoacid dehydrogenase subunit beta, protein MKRKLTMVQAITEAMDQKMAEDSRIMLLGEDVGMNGGVFRATEDLLNKYGANRVVDTPLSEAGIIGAAIGLAMNGLIPVVEIQFLAFIYPGFEQIVSHAARMRYRTRGQYHVPLVIRTPYGAGIRGPELHSESVETFFAHVPGLKVVAPSNPYDAKGLLVSAMEDPDPVIFLEPTKLYRAFKEEVPEELYRVPIGKAKVVRQGTDLSIFAWGAMLRVAEDAAKQMEREQGVSCEVIDLRTIYPLDRDAIVQSVKKTGRALVVHEAHKTAGMGAEIISIINDEALIYLKAPVKRVTGFDVPVPQFSIEDDYLPTPARVMNGIMETLTF, encoded by the coding sequence ATGAAACGCAAACTGACGATGGTTCAGGCGATTACAGAGGCGATGGACCAGAAAATGGCGGAAGACTCCCGAATCATGCTGCTTGGTGAAGATGTGGGTATGAACGGTGGCGTGTTTCGGGCGACGGAAGATCTCCTGAACAAATACGGGGCGAATCGGGTGGTGGATACGCCGCTTTCGGAAGCGGGAATCATCGGCGCAGCCATTGGCCTGGCGATGAATGGGCTGATCCCGGTCGTGGAGATCCAGTTTTTGGCTTTCATCTATCCAGGCTTCGAGCAGATCGTCTCGCACGCTGCCCGCATGCGATACCGGACCCGCGGCCAATACCATGTGCCGCTCGTGATTCGTACGCCCTACGGGGCAGGCATCCGCGGGCCCGAGCTGCATTCGGAGAGCGTGGAGACGTTTTTTGCCCACGTACCCGGGTTGAAAGTGGTCGCCCCGAGCAACCCTTACGATGCGAAAGGTCTGCTGGTATCCGCGATGGAGGACCCGGATCCGGTCATTTTCTTGGAACCGACCAAGCTGTACCGGGCTTTCAAGGAAGAAGTGCCGGAGGAGTTGTACCGCGTGCCGATCGGGAAAGCCAAGGTCGTGCGCCAGGGAACCGACTTGTCCATTTTCGCCTGGGGGGCGATGCTCCGTGTGGCAGAAGACGCTGCGAAGCAAATGGAGCGTGAACAGGGAGTGAGCTGCGAGGTCATCGACCTTCGAACGATCTACCCGTTGGATCGCGATGCCATCGTGCAATCGGTAAAGAAGACGGGGCGTGCGCTCGTCGTGCACGAAGCCCACAAAACGGCAGGCATGGGGGCGGAGATCATCTCCATCATCAACGATGAAGCGCTGATTTACTTGAAGGCGCCCGTGAAGCGCGTCACCGGCTTTGACGTACCGGTTCCTCAATTCAGCATCGAGGACGATTACTTGCCGACCCCTGCCCGCGTCATGAACGGAATTATGGAAACGCTTACGTTTTAA
- a CDS encoding dihydrolipoamide acetyltransferase family protein — MVEFKLPDVGEGMHEGEIVKVLVQAGESVTEDQPLLEVQTDKVNAELSAPAAGVVQQIFVTEGETVEVGATLLVIDTGSGADSKEQEDPALSAPTPDQAKETAASVPSRHEVRRSLATPYVRQLARELNVDIEQVQGTGKAGRVTEEDVRRFTNAKAETVKTAASQAAKHPQGTPGVKQTAAVASSQREKPGHEMIERLPLKGIRKKIAEHLVKSVSVIPHVTSVDELEMEGLYEWRERLKPYASKRNIKLTYLPFFIKALVIALQEFPVMNASIDDETNEILLKRFYHIGIATDTPDGLIVPVIKDADRKSLFQIADEISRLAQSAREGKLTLDQITGGTFTISNVGAIGGLQATPIINHPEVAILSLHKMEKRWVVRDDEGVIRRMMNLSLSFDHRLIDGVTAVRFTNRIKELLEDPNLLFAEMV, encoded by the coding sequence ATGGTGGAGTTTAAGCTTCCTGATGTGGGGGAAGGGATGCACGAAGGCGAAATCGTGAAGGTTCTGGTACAGGCGGGCGAAAGCGTCACGGAGGACCAGCCGCTGCTGGAAGTGCAGACGGATAAGGTCAATGCAGAACTGTCTGCGCCTGCTGCAGGCGTCGTTCAACAGATTTTCGTAACCGAGGGAGAGACGGTGGAAGTAGGCGCGACCCTGCTCGTCATCGATACGGGATCGGGAGCGGACTCAAAGGAGCAAGAGGATCCGGCTTTATCCGCTCCCACGCCGGATCAAGCGAAGGAAACGGCGGCTTCCGTACCTTCCCGCCACGAAGTGCGGCGCTCGCTGGCTACGCCGTATGTCCGCCAGCTGGCTCGGGAGCTGAATGTGGATATCGAGCAGGTTCAGGGTACGGGAAAAGCGGGAAGGGTGACGGAGGAGGACGTTCGCCGCTTCACAAATGCCAAGGCTGAAACAGTCAAAACAGCTGCTTCGCAAGCGGCTAAACATCCGCAAGGTACGCCCGGGGTGAAACAGACGGCAGCGGTCGCCTCTTCGCAACGGGAAAAGCCGGGACATGAGATGATCGAGCGCCTGCCTTTGAAGGGAATCCGGAAAAAAATTGCGGAACACCTGGTGAAGTCCGTTTCGGTCATCCCGCATGTCACGTCCGTCGACGAACTGGAAATGGAAGGGCTGTACGAATGGCGGGAGAGACTGAAGCCGTATGCGAGCAAGCGCAATATCAAGCTGACCTACTTGCCGTTTTTCATCAAGGCTCTGGTCATCGCCCTGCAGGAATTCCCGGTGATGAACGCTTCCATCGACGACGAAACCAATGAGATTTTGCTCAAGCGCTTCTACCATATCGGCATCGCGACGGATACGCCGGACGGGTTGATCGTCCCGGTCATCAAGGATGCGGACCGCAAATCGCTCTTTCAGATCGCTGACGAGATCAGTCGGCTCGCCCAGTCCGCGCGAGAAGGCAAGCTGACGCTGGATCAGATCACTGGCGGGACGTTTACGATCAGCAACGTGGGGGCCATCGGCGGACTGCAGGCGACTCCCATCATTAACCACCCCGAAGTCGCCATATTGAGCCTGCACAAAATGGAGAAGCGATGGGTCGTTCGCGACGATGAAGGTGTCATACGCCGGATGATGAACCTCTCTCTTTCCTTTGACCACCGCTTGATCGACGGAGTGACGGCCGTGCGCTTTACCAATCGAATCAAGGAATTGCTGGAAGATCCGAATCTGTTGTTTGCGGAGATGGTATAG
- the lpdA gene encoding dihydrolipoyl dehydrogenase, with the protein MVVGEVAVETDVVVIGGGPGGYAAAIRLGQLGFSVVLVEKEALGGVCLNRGCIPSKALIHAACEFAKLTGLAKLGIHLPEGTPAFHMSGWQAWKESVVGQLSSGVEQLCHANGVTVVKGTGAFLSDDRIGVETGRDFETYKFRHAIIATGSRPFAPAFLKPDGKNILDSTDALNLRKVPAALAIIGGGYIGMELGMAFAKLGSSVTVVEAAERVLPQTGAHLVQEVVKQAKKRGMKIKTGTKVESVFAGEEGVSLELVSEREGREQISADKALVTIGRLPNTGEIGLTQAGVEVDERGYICVDEAGRTNKPNIFAIGDVTTGPALAHRAAKQGIVAAEVIAGMPSRMDSPYIPYVIFTEPQIAGVGLTREEALQLGYRVKAATFPYRANGKALAIDEKEGFAEVVVDEQTHLLLGMHAVGADASNLIGEGVLALELAARVEDLALTVHPHPTLSEVWLEAAEAALGHAIHIVNKK; encoded by the coding sequence ATGGTAGTCGGTGAAGTAGCTGTGGAAACAGACGTAGTTGTCATCGGGGGCGGCCCGGGGGGATACGCTGCAGCGATACGGCTCGGTCAGTTGGGATTCTCCGTGGTCCTGGTAGAAAAGGAAGCGCTTGGCGGCGTCTGCCTGAATCGCGGGTGCATTCCATCCAAAGCGCTGATTCATGCTGCATGCGAGTTCGCGAAGCTGACGGGTTTGGCAAAGCTGGGAATTCACCTGCCGGAAGGAACGCCTGCGTTTCACATGTCGGGGTGGCAGGCGTGGAAGGAATCGGTTGTCGGGCAACTGAGCAGCGGAGTGGAACAGCTCTGCCACGCGAACGGCGTCACGGTGGTCAAAGGCACAGGAGCCTTTTTGTCAGATGATCGGATCGGGGTGGAAACCGGTCGCGATTTTGAGACCTACAAATTCCGCCATGCAATCATCGCTACAGGATCTCGTCCATTCGCGCCGGCATTTCTGAAACCGGACGGGAAAAACATCCTGGATTCTACGGATGCGTTGAATTTGCGGAAAGTCCCCGCGGCGCTCGCGATTATCGGCGGGGGATACATCGGAATGGAGCTGGGGATGGCTTTTGCCAAACTGGGCAGCAGCGTGACGGTGGTGGAGGCAGCGGAGCGCGTCTTGCCGCAGACGGGAGCACATCTCGTGCAGGAGGTAGTGAAACAGGCAAAAAAACGGGGCATGAAGATAAAAACCGGGACAAAGGTAGAGTCTGTCTTTGCCGGGGAGGAGGGGGTCTCACTCGAACTTGTATCCGAACGAGAGGGGCGTGAACAGATTTCCGCGGACAAGGCTTTGGTCACGATCGGGCGGTTGCCCAACACAGGCGAAATCGGTCTGACTCAGGCGGGGGTGGAGGTGGACGAGCGAGGCTACATCTGCGTCGACGAAGCGGGCCGCACAAACAAGCCGAACATCTTCGCGATTGGCGACGTGACGACTGGTCCTGCACTTGCTCACCGCGCCGCCAAACAAGGAATCGTGGCTGCCGAAGTGATCGCCGGAATGCCCAGCCGAATGGATTCACCCTATATACCCTACGTGATCTTTACGGAGCCGCAGATCGCCGGAGTAGGCTTGACGCGAGAAGAAGCACTGCAGCTAGGGTACCGTGTCAAAGCAGCCACGTTCCCGTATCGGGCCAATGGGAAAGCCTTGGCCATCGATGAGAAAGAAGGCTTCGCGGAAGTCGTCGTGGACGAGCAGACACATCTTCTCCTGGGGATGCACGCAGTAGGGGCAGACGCCTCCAACCTGATCGGCGAAGGCGTGCTCGCCCTTGAGCTGGCAGCGCGCGTGGAAGATCTGGCGCTGACCGTCCATCCGCATCCGACGCTGAGCGAGGTCTGGCTCGAGGCGGCAGAAGCTGCTCTGGGTCACGCCATCCACATCGTCAACAAGAAGTGA
- a CDS encoding PLP-dependent aminotransferase family protein produces MKKFMSIQSDLERKLQEGHYRSGEKLPSVRDAAKMYGCSISTIIRAYAELESRHAIYSIPQSGYYVVEKPGGQEHAVPKKDIDFASASPDVDAFPYLDFQHCLNKAIDTYKYHLFTYGEPKGLESLRHRLVSHLADHQVFAHAERIVVTSGIQQALEILAKMPFPNGNRTILVEQPSYDLYLRFLEAEEIPVTGIARSASGIDLRELEEKFKSGGIKFFYTMSRYHNPLGTSYTVEERKAIASLASKYDVYVVEDDYMADLGEERGFDPIYAYNRTAHVVYLKSFSKIIFPGLRLGAAVLPGPLLDAFSAHKRYADTSLLSQAALEVYIKNGMYERHKRTISRKYATRLNVLAEALQPYVNAGWVHTSGVSSWVYLQLRLPQTVNVERLTQRLAARKISVMPGKPFYLSSWMEREKFLRISISRAQVEQIPSGVEAIMEEIRRGGS; encoded by the coding sequence ATGAAAAAATTCATGTCCATACAGTCCGATCTGGAGCGCAAACTGCAGGAAGGCCATTACCGGTCAGGGGAAAAGCTGCCCTCCGTTCGGGATGCCGCGAAAATGTACGGATGCAGCATCAGCACGATCATCCGGGCTTATGCCGAATTGGAAAGCCGCCATGCGATCTATTCGATACCGCAGAGCGGCTATTATGTGGTGGAAAAGCCGGGAGGTCAGGAACATGCCGTACCCAAAAAAGATATCGACTTCGCTTCCGCGTCGCCGGATGTGGATGCGTTTCCCTATTTGGATTTCCAGCATTGCCTGAACAAGGCGATCGATACCTATAAATACCATCTGTTTACCTACGGGGAACCGAAAGGACTGGAAAGCCTGAGGCACAGACTAGTCTCTCACTTGGCGGACCATCAGGTGTTTGCGCATGCCGAGCGGATTGTCGTGACGTCCGGTATTCAGCAGGCATTGGAAATCCTGGCGAAGATGCCGTTTCCCAATGGGAACCGAACGATTTTGGTGGAACAGCCGAGTTACGATCTGTATTTGCGATTTTTGGAGGCGGAAGAAATCCCGGTCACCGGAATCGCCCGCAGCGCGTCGGGAATCGATTTGCGAGAGTTGGAGGAAAAGTTCAAATCGGGCGGGATCAAATTCTTTTACACGATGTCGCGATACCATAATCCGCTGGGGACTTCTTACACTGTCGAAGAGCGGAAAGCAATCGCCAGCCTGGCCAGCAAGTACGATGTATATGTCGTAGAAGACGACTATATGGCCGACCTGGGGGAAGAACGGGGGTTTGACCCCATTTACGCATACAACCGAACCGCCCACGTCGTGTATTTGAAAAGCTTTTCAAAGATCATCTTCCCAGGTCTCCGTTTGGGAGCCGCCGTTTTGCCGGGACCGCTGCTGGATGCCTTTTCCGCTCACAAACGGTATGCCGACACCTCGCTGTTGTCCCAGGCAGCGCTGGAAGTGTACATCAAAAATGGCATGTACGAGAGGCATAAGCGGACGATTTCCAGGAAGTACGCCACACGGTTGAACGTACTCGCTGAGGCTTTGCAACCATACGTGAATGCCGGATGGGTCCACACGTCCGGTGTCAGCTCGTGGGTATACCTACAGCTGAGGCTGCCGCAAACGGTGAATGTGGAGCGGCTGACTCAGCGGCTTGCGGCCCGAAAGATCAGCGTGATGCCTGGAAAGCCGTTTTATCTTTCGAGCTGGATGGAACGGGAAAAGTTTTTGCGGATCAGCATCTCCCGGGCACAGGTTGAACAAATCCCGTCCGGGGTAGAAGCCATCATGGAGGAGATTCGCAGGGGAGGCTCGTAG
- a CDS encoding aldolase/citrate lyase family protein: MMMENPVKQKLRNGEKTVGAFLGIYCPELVEMIGYSGFEFIIIDDEHGAFSPRELEHMIRAAENVNLVPIVRVSYDPSGIQKALDRGAKGIQVPMVNSKEEAEQVIRRAKFPPAGQRGAAFITRPARYGLDHGKPYVDAADENVLVIVHIETPEAVERFEEIVGVPGIDLAFIGPTDLSISMGYKEEGASHPEVQKTIRQLHERARKQNIPLGTIVANAAGVRQELEAGTSLVAVVVTSVIMSAFTELVKAESEWK; encoded by the coding sequence ATGATGATGGAAAATCCAGTGAAACAAAAACTGCGAAATGGCGAGAAAACAGTAGGAGCGTTTCTCGGAATCTACTGTCCCGAGCTGGTTGAAATGATCGGCTATTCCGGCTTTGAATTCATCATTATCGATGATGAGCACGGAGCTTTCAGTCCGAGGGAGCTGGAACACATGATTCGGGCGGCGGAAAACGTAAACCTCGTTCCGATCGTCCGCGTCTCCTACGATCCGTCCGGTATCCAGAAAGCATTGGACCGTGGAGCCAAAGGAATCCAGGTCCCGATGGTCAATTCAAAGGAAGAGGCAGAGCAGGTGATCCGCCGTGCGAAATTTCCGCCTGCCGGGCAGAGAGGGGCGGCTTTCATCACAAGACCTGCGCGCTACGGGCTTGATCACGGAAAGCCGTATGTGGATGCGGCAGATGAAAACGTCCTGGTGATTGTGCATATCGAGACGCCTGAAGCAGTGGAACGCTTTGAGGAAATCGTTGGCGTGCCTGGCATTGATCTGGCTTTCATTGGTCCCACGGACTTATCGATTTCCATGGGGTACAAAGAAGAGGGAGCGAGCCATCCGGAGGTGCAGAAAACGATCCGGCAGCTGCACGAACGCGCTCGCAAGCAAAACATCCCGCTCGGCACGATCGTAGCGAATGCGGCTGGCGTGCGCCAGGAACTGGAAGCGGGTACTTCTCTGGTGGCCGTGGTCGTTACGTCGGTCATCATGTCTGCTTTTACCGAATTGGTGAAGGCGGAGTCCGAGTGGAAATAG
- a CDS encoding GNAT family N-acetyltransferase has product MKVITTGQWEEELWYQAEAIYNAAFPEDGRKSRGIIRNMFAQNLCYLHVGYLQGQAIAMAITGKTEDSRALIIDYFAVDEKRRGTGIGGTFLEEIKKWAIALRRIQFLLIEVESDESEENDRRSRFWGRHGFRSTAYVHQYIWVPEPYRAMYLPLIPGQFAFDGQELFASITRFHQKSFKWRKEAFGPDPTNG; this is encoded by the coding sequence GTGAAAGTCATCACGACCGGGCAGTGGGAAGAAGAGCTATGGTATCAGGCTGAAGCCATCTACAATGCGGCTTTTCCCGAGGATGGCCGGAAGAGCAGGGGCATCATCCGCAATATGTTTGCCCAAAACTTATGCTACCTCCACGTCGGTTATCTCCAGGGTCAGGCAATCGCAATGGCAATCACAGGCAAAACGGAGGATTCCCGCGCCTTGATCATCGATTACTTTGCGGTAGACGAGAAGCGGCGAGGCACGGGGATCGGGGGCACTTTTCTGGAGGAAATCAAGAAGTGGGCCATCGCTCTTCGGCGGATCCAGTTTTTGTTGATCGAAGTCGAATCGGATGAAAGCGAGGAGAATGACAGGAGATCGCGCTTTTGGGGCCGCCACGGCTTTCGCAGCACCGCGTACGTTCACCAGTATATATGGGTTCCCGAGCCGTACCGCGCGATGTATTTGCCGCTGATTCCCGGACAGTTTGCTTTCGATGGACAAGAGCTGTTTGCTTCCATCACCCGTTTTCACCAAAAGAGCTTCAAGTGGCGAAAAGAGGCTTTTGGTCCTGACCCGACGAATGGTTAG
- a CDS encoding MalY/PatB family protein, whose translation MKVDFDEIVNRRGTYSLKWDGGAFIKSAGLTERYDEETLPLFTADMDLPVPQPMIDALHKTVDHRIFGYSIIPPEYYEAIQYWFQKRHDWEIRQEEIVYSPGTVHALNVAVKAFTEPGDGIIIQRPVYPPFTAVIEGNGRQVRNNALLCDEDGYYTIDFEDFEAKAKEENTKMFILCNPHNPTGRIFTKEELKRMADICAANQVVIVADEIHGDLIRCNQTFIPMAKTVENADHIITCTAINKTFNVAGLHCTNVIIPNPALRETFTKVLGFQLASPFTISALIAAYRESEDWLEQLKEYIDGTMEYVVNFLRENMPQVKTRIPEGTYLMWLDFSGYGLPPEEVHDRIYNKANVILEDGKMFGEEGLQYQRICIPSPRPMIREALERIAREFS comes from the coding sequence ATGAAAGTCGACTTTGACGAAATCGTCAACCGCAGAGGCACGTATTCCCTCAAATGGGACGGCGGCGCGTTCATCAAAAGCGCGGGCCTGACGGAACGGTACGACGAAGAGACGTTGCCTCTGTTTACCGCGGACATGGATCTTCCCGTTCCCCAGCCCATGATCGATGCCCTTCATAAAACGGTGGACCACAGAATCTTTGGGTATTCGATCATTCCGCCGGAGTACTATGAGGCGATTCAATACTGGTTCCAGAAAAGGCATGACTGGGAAATCCGGCAGGAGGAGATCGTGTACAGTCCGGGGACGGTCCACGCACTGAACGTCGCGGTGAAGGCATTCACGGAACCGGGAGACGGGATCATCATTCAGCGTCCGGTTTATCCGCCGTTTACCGCCGTCATCGAAGGCAATGGAAGACAAGTGCGCAACAACGCCTTGCTCTGTGACGAAGACGGCTACTATACCATCGACTTCGAAGATTTTGAAGCAAAAGCCAAAGAGGAAAACACAAAGATGTTCATCTTGTGCAACCCGCACAATCCGACAGGCAGAATCTTCACTAAAGAAGAGCTGAAAAGAATGGCAGACATTTGCGCAGCAAATCAAGTCGTGATCGTCGCGGATGAAATCCATGGAGATTTGATTCGATGTAACCAGACGTTCATCCCCATGGCAAAAACCGTGGAGAATGCAGACCACATCATTACGTGCACGGCGATCAACAAAACCTTTAATGTGGCGGGTCTCCATTGCACCAATGTGATCATTCCAAATCCTGCTCTGAGGGAGACCTTCACCAAAGTCTTGGGCTTCCAGCTGGCGTCGCCCTTTACCATCTCCGCTCTCATAGCGGCTTACAGGGAGAGCGAGGATTGGCTGGAGCAATTGAAGGAGTATATCGACGGTACAATGGAGTATGTCGTTAACTTCCTGCGCGAAAACATGCCGCAGGTCAAGACGAGAATTCCGGAAGGCACCTACCTGATGTGGCTGGATTTTAGCGGGTATGGTTTGCCGCCCGAGGAAGTCCATGACCGGATTTACAACAAAGCGAACGTCATTTTGGAAGACGGAAAAATGTTTGGTGAAGAGGGCCTGCAATATCAGCGGATATGCATCCCTTCTCCCAGACCGATGATCCGCGAGGCGCTGGAGAGAATCGCGAGAGAGTTTTCTTGA
- a CDS encoding ATP-binding protein: MASYFKDFLLNIFIIFSPLFLYSYMYKLAANERSYRLWVCILFTLTLILTMSFPVHVNGFTYDFRSIPLTVGSLYGGPAVSLFLYGSLILYRFLMGNPENLLYALSILPSFAFVWFWQRRYFGMKLSQKIGVAVGLNFVIKVIAFLLYLWLTHQQGLLLDNLLVTLQTYLLQALIVGLCVYLVEFLHSHYHMQEEMVKNEKAKIVSEMAASVAHEIRNPLTTVRGFLQLFGSDDIDSAKKQFYQKICLEELDRAQAIITDYLSLAKPDPEMIEKIEINAEITYLSNVLLTYGNFNNIEIRQDFLPDDSLAIVGDRYKFRQALINIGKNAIEALQHGGLLEIRASSSNGQIQIVIRDTGIGMSAEQIKRLGTPYYSTKDRGTGLGTMVSFGILRKMNGKIEIDSELGIGTEYRLTFPLAE; this comes from the coding sequence ATGGCCAGCTATTTCAAAGATTTCCTATTGAACATTTTCATTATTTTTTCCCCGCTGTTCCTTTATTCGTACATGTACAAGCTTGCGGCAAACGAACGTAGTTATCGGCTTTGGGTGTGCATCCTCTTTACGTTGACGTTGATCCTGACGATGTCCTTTCCCGTACATGTCAATGGATTTACGTATGATTTTCGTTCCATTCCCTTGACAGTCGGCTCGCTGTACGGAGGTCCAGCCGTTTCCCTTTTCCTGTACGGATCACTGATTCTGTATCGCTTCTTGATGGGGAACCCGGAAAATCTTCTCTACGCTTTGTCGATCCTGCCCAGCTTTGCCTTTGTGTGGTTCTGGCAAAGAAGGTACTTTGGCATGAAGCTGTCACAAAAAATCGGGGTGGCTGTCGGACTGAACTTCGTGATTAAGGTCATCGCGTTTTTGCTGTATCTGTGGCTGACCCATCAGCAGGGCCTTCTGCTGGACAATCTGCTCGTTACTCTCCAAACCTACCTGCTCCAAGCCCTGATCGTCGGGCTGTGTGTCTACCTCGTGGAATTTCTTCATTCGCACTATCACATGCAGGAAGAGATGGTCAAAAACGAAAAGGCAAAAATCGTGAGCGAGATGGCGGCATCGGTGGCTCACGAGATTCGGAATCCGTTGACGACGGTGAGAGGCTTTCTTCAACTGTTCGGCTCGGATGACATCGATAGCGCCAAGAAACAGTTTTATCAAAAAATTTGTTTGGAGGAACTGGACCGCGCTCAAGCCATCATTACCGATTATCTCTCCTTGGCAAAACCCGATCCGGAAATGATAGAAAAGATTGAAATCAATGCCGAGATTACTTATCTTTCCAATGTGCTTCTTACATACGGAAATTTCAATAACATTGAAATCAGGCAAGATTTTCTGCCTGACGATTCCCTCGCAATTGTCGGAGACCGATACAAATTCAGACAAGCTTTGATCAATATTGGCAAAAACGCCATAGAAGCCTTGCAGCATGGCGGTTTGTTGGAAATCAGGGCCAGCAGCTCGAACGGCCAGATCCAGATCGTGATCCGAGATACTGGCATCGGGATGTCCGCAGAGCAAATCAAGAGGCTGGGAACTCCTTACTACTCGACGAAGGATAGGGGGACGGGCCTCGGGACCATGGTCTCATTCGGGATTCTTCGAAAAATGAACGGAAAAATTGAAATAGACAGCGAACTGGGAATCGGTACAGAGTATCGATTGACCTTTCCTCTTGCAGAGTAA
- a CDS encoding aldehyde dehydrogenase family protein produces MKSISEFKMTINGQAVGTKDVLPVVNPATEEVITYVPNANENDLNAAVKAAKEAFPEWAAKRIEERSEFLSKLADAISVNREELGTLLTLEMGRPRAAAISEIDGACYWLREVAKQRLKREVLEETENHRVERYHTPLGVVGAIVPWNFPFALSIWKIAPALLTGNTIVVKPSPYTPLTALKIGEIASELLPPGVLNVVSGGDDLGRWLTEHPDVNKISFTGSSATGKKVMQSAARNLKRVTLELGGNDAAIVLPDADPKKVAKSLFWAAFRNSAQICVATKRMYVHEDIYDEVLAELVAYAEQVKVGDGMDPTTDMGPVQNKMQYEKVIGLIEDTKKIGARIVTGGHIEDKPGYFIPVTIVDNPPEDSRVVVEEAFGPVLPVLKYRDYEDVIARVNNTNYGLGGSVWGEDLELATAIADRLETGTVWINEVGVISPHYPFGGHKESGLGIEHSLDGLAEYTNSKTIMVNKKKNR; encoded by the coding sequence ATGAAGAGTATCTCCGAGTTTAAAATGACGATCAACGGTCAAGCGGTCGGAACCAAAGACGTTCTGCCCGTCGTCAATCCGGCTACGGAAGAAGTCATCACGTATGTGCCGAACGCAAACGAGAACGATTTGAATGCGGCCGTTAAAGCTGCGAAAGAGGCTTTTCCGGAGTGGGCGGCGAAACGGATCGAGGAACGCAGCGAGTTCTTGTCCAAACTGGCGGACGCCATTTCTGTAAACAGGGAAGAGCTGGGAACGCTGTTGACGCTGGAAATGGGGAGACCGAGAGCAGCAGCGATCAGTGAAATCGACGGAGCCTGCTATTGGCTCAGAGAAGTAGCCAAGCAGCGATTGAAGCGGGAAGTCCTCGAGGAGACAGAAAATCACCGTGTGGAACGATATCACACGCCTCTGGGTGTCGTCGGCGCCATCGTTCCCTGGAATTTTCCGTTCGCTCTGTCCATTTGGAAAATTGCCCCTGCCCTGTTGACAGGAAACACCATTGTCGTAAAGCCATCTCCCTATACGCCGCTCACCGCACTCAAAATCGGAGAAATCGCGAGCGAGCTGCTGCCGCCAGGCGTTCTCAACGTCGTTTCAGGTGGAGACGACTTGGGAAGATGGCTTACGGAGCATCCCGATGTGAATAAAATCAGCTTTACCGGATCGTCTGCAACCGGCAAGAAAGTCATGCAAAGCGCAGCACGCAATTTGAAGCGGGTCACCTTGGAGCTCGGTGGAAACGACGCGGCGATCGTCCTTCCAGACGCTGATCCCAAGAAAGTCGCCAAATCGCTTTTCTGGGCCGCATTCCGCAACAGCGCGCAAATCTGCGTCGCGACCAAGCGCATGTATGTGCACGAAGACATCTACGACGAGGTGCTGGCCGAGCTTGTGGCTTATGCCGAACAAGTCAAGGTGGGCGATGGCATGGATCCGACGACAGACATGGGTCCTGTGCAAAACAAGATGCAGTATGAAAAAGTAATCGGATTGATAGAAGATACAAAGAAAATCGGTGCCCGTATCGTGACAGGCGGGCATATTGAAGACAAACCGGGCTATTTCATTCCGGTCACAATCGTCGACAACCCGCCGGAGGATTCCCGCGTCGTAGTGGAGGAGGCCTTTGGTCCAGTCCTTCCCGTATTGAAGTACCGGGATTACGAGGATGTCATCGCGCGTGTCAACAACACCAACTACGGACTCGGCGGATCGGTGTGGGGCGAAGATCTCGAGCTGGCCACCGCCATCGCGGACCGGCTGGAAACCGGAACGGTATGGATCAACGAAGTCGGCGTCATTTCCCCTCATTATCCGTTTGGCGGGCATAAGGAATCCGGTCTTGGCATCGAACATTCGCTGGACGGCCTCGCCGAATACACCAATTCCAAGACCATCATGGTGAACAAGAAGAAGAACCGATAA